The Candidatus Poribacteria bacterium genome includes a region encoding these proteins:
- a CDS encoding DUF4007 family protein produces the protein MENFLIAEHTIPPQLMNPSFSGHQTFPFRYTWLKKGVDAVTENPTVFSSEDASVTLGVGKNMVSSIRHWCTVARLIKADPHQRRRLVPTELGKAIFNDKNGFDPYLDDPATLWLIHWQITTNINQATAWYWAFNVLRKNQFVPTTFIEEVYKWVQQRKFMRSISDNTLQRDVNCFIRTYCQSRHTAAVVEESFDCPLVELNLIAELPESNGYEFQRGAKETLPVEIFTATLIAFWDLRFSERGALPFSDLMYAPLSPGRIFRLDEDTMTAYLENLAQLTNEALQYDETTGLKQVYRRDDLNLMKLLERHYG, from the coding sequence ATGGAAAACTTTCTAATTGCTGAACACACAATTCCACCACAGCTGATGAATCCTTCTTTCTCGGGCCACCAGACCTTTCCGTTTCGATATACATGGCTAAAAAAAGGTGTTGATGCTGTAACAGAAAATCCGACTGTCTTTTCATCGGAAGATGCCTCCGTTACTTTAGGCGTTGGAAAGAACATGGTAAGCTCTATTCGACACTGGTGTACCGTCGCTAGACTCATTAAGGCGGATCCGCACCAGCGTAGAAGACTTGTTCCAACTGAACTCGGCAAAGCCATTTTTAACGACAAAAATGGCTTTGATCCATATCTTGACGATCCAGCCACCCTATGGCTAATTCACTGGCAGATAACAACGAACATCAATCAAGCAACTGCATGGTATTGGGCATTTAACGTTTTGAGGAAAAATCAATTCGTTCCGACAACATTCATAGAAGAGGTATACAAATGGGTACAACAGAGAAAATTTATGAGATCCATTTCTGATAATACACTTCAACGTGACGTTAATTGTTTTATCCGAACGTATTGTCAGTCACGTCACACTGCTGCTGTAGTTGAGGAAAGCTTTGACTGTCCGCTTGTTGAACTCAACTTAATCGCCGAATTGCCAGAAAGTAACGGATATGAATTCCAACGGGGTGCGAAAGAGACACTGCCAGTTGAGATTTTCACAGCGACGCTCATCGCATTTTGGGATCTCCGCTTTTCTGAAAGGGGTGCGTTACCATTTTCAGACTTGATGTACGCTCCTTTAAGTCCCGGACGAATCTTCAGGTTAGACGAAGACACAATGACAGCATATCTTGAAAACCTTGCACAACTTACCAATGAAGCACTACAGTACGATGAAACCACAGGTTTGAAACAGGTTTATCGACGCGACGATCTAAACCTGATGAAACTCTTAGAGAGACATTATGGATAA